The genomic DNA TGATTATGGCCGATTCAGTCGTAATTGTATTCAAATTACTTACGGAATTACGAGTAACAACCGCGGTAGAATTTCCGTTGCCTTCGACAAATGACATAGCAGATGATGATTGCAGGGTGATATTCGTAGTATTGGTTGTGTTTATGACCTGAGCCATTACAGGAAGAGTTGGATTTAAGATAGACGGAATTGTATTTGCGTTGGGATATTGAATACTATGAACCAAAGTCTGCTTACCTGTAGTTGGGTTTTCAATTAGGAAGGAAATCACTCCGTATCCAAGCCATTGATATTGAATAGAGTATACATTTCCTTTCGTTGGGTCCAATGTCACGCGGCTGGGACCCGTTCCGTCAAACTTATCTGTATTCCATGTGGATTGGGGAATCCAGTTATCGGTTTGGTTAATTCTTCTCAATATACCAAATGAACTGCCATTAAAACCAAAGAAAAAACCATCCGAGCTATCGCCAATTCCAATGATTTGTGTGCTGTTGTCAACACCGGTTGTAAATAGTGCCGTAAACCGTACTAATCCACCTAAACCGGGAGTATACCTTAAGGACTTGATCGTTTCAATATTAGCCGAAGAGTCTTGGCTTGTACCTGTTTGAAGAACAACCATTCCATTGTTTTGAGTTACTGTGCCGCTGCCTGAAAATGATGGAGTAACTAAATCGGTATTAATATTGTAATTGAATGTCCATCCAGCTACTGGCATAAGTTCGATCGTGCGTAAATCCCCGAAAGACGATAGTGGAAATGTATCACTCAAGGGCAAAATAATACTCATTTGCTTCACCTCTCTAAATAAATATAATTTATGAATATGATAGAATTCATTGCATTGAAAGGTACAAATATCTTTTTTGATGTAAAAATACGCCAAAGCACTAAACGGATTAGCTGTTCATCCGACACTTGAACCAGCTTACATAAATGCCCCTTCATTTTTTAAATTCTGGCATCTAATAGTAGGGAGGAGGTGAAAAACATGCCGATAACCAAACCATTTACAGCCAACAGACGGTTTACATCCACAATAGGCGCTGGAACAGGTACAGGCGCGACTTTTTCTATTGTGGCTACAGCTTTCACTGATGACACCGGTGCAGCCGCTACTGCGTTTCCCGCTTCATTCACCTATTACAATCTATATATCAATGCAATGCTTCAAACAGGAGATATTTCCACGGTTACGACAACTGCAATCACGATTCCGGGTGGCGACGTGCTTGAGCAGGCAATGCCGCTTGTTGTTGAATTTGTTGTAACTTAACAGCATATTTAGGGTTAGATATCAGCGAAATACAAAGGTACTGGCAATATGTATAGTTTGGTAGAAGCTTATTTATGGAGTAGGGGATTTGTACGGACTCAAAGTGTCTGTACAAATCCCCTTGGTTCAGAAAGCTAATATGCGTGTCTGGATCGGCCTGTTAAATGTCTATTTTTCAAAATTTGAGAGGTGGGGGCAGACATCCAGTGAATCAACTAAATACATAGATGAATGTTAAAGAGCTTCAGAGGATGAACAGCTGATTCACAAGCTGGTGGCTTTTGCAGAAAAACACCTGCCCTTGGAAGAGATTGCTTCTGCCCTGCCGATTTGCCGGGCTTTGGACCAGAGTATGAAGCACATAGAGGAAACGCGAGAATCCATCCGGGAAAAGCTTCAGGAAAATCTATAAATGATTGGAGAGGGAATAGCATGACAGATCCAAAACATGAGCACGATTTAATTAAACCAGAAATGCGTGATACGATATTGGAGGAGCTACGCGCTTTGGAGCAGGAGGAGCAGGTGCGCATTATATATGCCTGCGAATCAGGCAGTCGGGCGTGGGGATTTCCTTCACAGGACAGTGACTATGACGTGCGTTTTATCTATGTGAGGCCCTTGGAGTGGTATTTGTCCATTTTTGATCAACGGGATGTGATTGAGCGCCCGATCAGCGATTTGCTGGATATCAACGGCTGGGATTTGAAAAAGGCGCTCAATCTGTTTCGCAAGTCCAATCCGCCTTTGCTGGAATGGCTGCAATCCCCGATCCCCTATCTGGAGCCATATTC from Paenibacillus sp. FSL R10-2782 includes the following:
- a CDS encoding DUF4183 domain-containing protein, translating into MPITKPFTANRRFTSTIGAGTGTGATFSIVATAFTDDTGAAATAFPASFTYYNLYINAMLQTGDISTVTTTAITIPGGDVLEQAMPLVVEFVVT